In Rhipicephalus microplus isolate Deutch F79 chromosome 7, USDA_Rmic, whole genome shotgun sequence, one genomic interval encodes:
- the LOC119179716 gene encoding uncharacterized protein LOC119179716, whose amino-acid sequence MWLAAQLILTAGLAQALASNWRSIRSDRLNAGLCPDSDDDLCSNGRPDSTRLACKCDYACATFGDCCVDAPRSPSREPTHAWRCHPSGFFSLRTCPTRWPPDDAVRRLCEGWEDRDGFEDDYGGDESDPVVPAIRHYLEDVPVFSSDSERMYWNVFCAACHGDAVRLATWPASLDCDSAPLGGRGPGPVVIFDERSLRQLVAVGNLSYVGDNRFLVTDRNEKHRCMLRVQRSGWKSFSQAHLLRSCASGAEVAPRCRNGSAELVSRCGAYTAYVHDRVSRRNYRNYHCALCDVTQKQRLSCGAYADDLEPEGNVVSYQWQIEFRVWRNPEDAPLECVDDRRMRDDLTGACLPVGCAPGLVAGPEGMCVPEDVAQPDPFDKPPPECPVIHLGSKYVVLLRNGSLLLNVSRGQVFAPNQFLLVAEVNDQNKTIGWYALTCACHRISFTWTPSLLFVARLALGASILCLAVLLVTRLLELHVRRHKMAACLAASAILSQFTLLLEPHIEPFSRGCAALAVVWHYWNLACVAWTAALACDAYRALHALRSMRPDGRSIRQIGLLCWFGPVMIVAAALAIDRLQPDWPVRPLYGEPLCILNDSLGSAVFLGVPIAAMLLTAATLLSLVAPRLCGGPPPQTKPAKAEFRADRVRFFRLAAIVLLAVVTWASPPLAVALGMHQLWYAFFGCLAAQGMVALVAFAPLGRLAARLRGTRSAGVLVASSSVGHLSDPQQVPPLAATTLPADPVTGPYRKHLPSQTAVAAQQQSSPSRRSSCKPNLERRFSNKRPLVIEDELETNGKA is encoded by the exons ATGTGGCTAGCGGCACAGCTCATCCTGACCGCCGGCCTGGCTCAGGCTTTGGCTTCCAACTGGCGCAGCATACGAAGCGACCGTCTCAACGCCGGCCTCTGCCCAGACTCGGACGACGACCTGTGTTCTAATGGGCGGCCCGACAGCACGCGGCTGGCGTGCAAGTGCGACTACGCTTGTGCCACGTTCGGCGACTGTTGTGTGGACGCCCCGCGGAGCCCCAGCCGGGAGCCGACGCACGCATGGCGGTGCCACCCGAGCGGCTTCTTCTCGCTCAGGACGTGTCCCACCCGCTGGCCACCAGACGACGCCGTGCGTCGACTATGCGAGGGCTGGGAAGACAGGGACGGCTTCGAGGACGACTACGGCGGTGACGAGAGTGACCCTGTCGTTCCTGCCATTAGACACTACCTGGAGGATGTGCCCGTCTTCTCGAGTGACTCGGAGCGCATGTACTGGAATGTCTTCTGCGCCGCATGCCACGGAGATGCCGTCCGGCTCGCCACGTGGCCCGCCAGCCTGGACTGCGACAGCGCGCCGCTCGGAGGTCGCGGTCCGGGCCCCGTCGTCATCTTCGACGAGCGGTCCCTCCGCCAGCTCGTGGCCGTAGGCAACCTGAGCTACGTGGGCGACAACCGCTTTCTGGTGACGGACAGGAACGAAAAGCACCGCTGTATGCTCCGAGTGCAGAGGTCCGGCTGGAAGTCCTTCTCGCAGGCGCATCTGCTTCGCTCTTGCGCGTCGGGTGCCGAAGTGGCCCCGCGGTGCCGCAACGGCAGCGCCGAGCTGGTGTCCCGCTGCGGCGCCTACACGGCGTACGTGCACGACAGGGTGTCGCGTAGAAACTACCGCAACTACCACTGCGCGCTGTGCGACGTGACGCAGAAGCAGCGGCTCTCGTGCGGAGCGTACGCCGACGACCTCGAGCCGGAGGGCAACGTGGTCTCGTACCAGTGGCAGATCGAGTTCCGCGTCTGGAGGAACCCCGAGGACGCCCCGCTCGAGTGCGTCGACGACCGGCGCATGAGGGACGACCTAACGGGGGCCTGCCTGCCTGTGGGTTGCGCGCCGGGTCTGGTGGCCGGACCCGAAGGCATGTGCGTGCCCGAAGACGTCGCCCAGCCAGACCCATTCGACAAGCCGCCGCCCGAGTGTCCTGTCATCCATCTGGGGTCCAAGTACGTCGTGCTGCTACGAAACGGGTCCCTGCTCCTCAACGTTAGTCGGGGGCAGGTGTTCGCCCCCAACCAGTTCCTGCTGGTGGCTGAG GTGAACGACCAAAACAAGACGATCGGTTGGTACGCACTGACCTGCGCCTGCCACCGCATCAGCTTCACATGGACGCCATCCCTGCTGTTTGTCGCGAGGCTGGCACTGGGCGCGTCCATCCTCTGCCTCGCCGTCCTCCTGGTCACCAGGCTGCTGGAACTGCACGTGCGCCGCCACAAGATGGCCGCCTGCCTCGCCGCGAGCGCCATCTTGTCGCAGTTCACTCTCCTGCTGGAGCCCCACATCGAACCCTTCAGCCGTGGCTGCGCCGCCCTGGCAGTGGTATGGCACTACTGGAACCTAGCATGCGTCGCCTGGACAGCGGCGCTCGCCTGCGACGCATACCGAGCCCTTCACGCCCTGCGCAGCATGCGTCCTGACGGGCGCTCCATCCGCCAGATAGGCCTACTCTGCTGGTTTGGTCCAGTGATGATCGTCGCTGCGGCGTTGGCCATTGACAGGCTGCAACCGGATTGGCCCGTGAGACCGCTGTACGGCGAGCCATTGTGCATACTCAACGATTCCCTGGGCTCCGCGGTGTTTCTGGGCGTGCCCATCGCGGCCATGCTGCTGACGGCAGCCACCTTGCTAAGCCTAGTCGCGCCGAGGCTCTGCGGTGGCCCGCCCCCGCAGACGAAGCCGGCCAAAGCCGAGTTCCGTGCCGACCGCGTCCGTTTCTTTCGGCTCGCCGCGATCGTGTTGCTCGCGGTTGTCACCTGGGCTTCGCCGCCACTTGCCGTGGCGCTGGGAATGCACCAGCTGTGGTACGCGTTCTTTGGCTGCCTCGCcgcacagggtatggtggcgctcGTAGCGTTCGCGCCGCTCGGACGCCTGGCAGCGCGACTGCGCGGCACGCGGTCGGCGGGGGTGCTCGTCGCTAGTTCCTCGGTGGGACACCTGTCCGATCCCCAGCAGGTGCCGCCGCTTGCCGCCACTACGTTGCCGGCCGACCCCGTGACGGGGCCGTACCGCAAGCACCTGCCGTCGCAGACAGCGGTGGCAGCTCAGCAACAGAGTTCGCCCAGTAGGCGCTCTTCGTGCAAGCCTAACCTGGAGCGCCGCTTCAGCAACAAGAGGCCGCTGGTCATAGAGGACGAACTGGAGACCAATGGCAAGGCTTGA